The Aspergillus flavus chromosome 2, complete sequence region CATAGGGACTGTTTGATCTTATTACCAACATCGTTAGTGTTTACGTGCAGATTCTCTTGGCCCGAGGTTGTCTGGTCTGATTTTCTAGCTTTACACATTATATCTGATGAATTTACTCTACTAGATCTAACATTAGAATCTGTACCACATATAATTCTTGACCGTATCTTCATTGACAGACCAttctatagaataaaatGAGACTATAATGtgagtatatataatactgcaagagaaggaagctGTTCAAGGCAGAATATCCTAAACTTGGTTCTCCAGATAACCATTCGGCTTGCCCTGTCGGCATACACTATCAACCAATCTGATACCATGGCTCTACAAATTATTCATTAAAAACAACATGACTGTACAGAACAGCAGATGTTTCTCATACTTGCACATAGTTATCCTAGCAAAGGTTCAGTCCCTTGAGGGATTCATTTACATCGATATGAACGCCAAGCGCGAAACCTGGAAACTGCGAGTTACGGAGCAATCAACCCATTCCAATTAGGGCTTGCCATAGACCATTATCAAACACATCAACAATCCCTACTAACCCTCCCGACCATAGCAATATACAACAAGTTATCATATGCCCTAACCACCCGATACCATGACCGCAACTGACCAAAACACCGCCGATCATGTGCGCAATATCTGATCACCCGCATTTCTGCAGCAGCCAAAGTCAATTTAACAGGAACACATCAAACTTTAACAAACAAGCCCCTTACATTGAATGTATttatctcccttcttttgctcTTCACCAAACCCATCCTCTACCTTCaccctcaccctcaccaACCACCCAATATCAAAATGCACCTCAAACCAatccaaaccctcctcccaaccctcctcctcttcctccacctcccaaCCCCAGCCCTAACCACCCAATCCCCCCTAAGCCCCTCAACCCCCAAATCCGGCAACCCAGTAATAAACGGCTGGTACGCCGACCCCGAAGCCCGCATCTTCGACACCACCTACTGGCTCTACCCAACCTACAGCGCCGCCTACGAAGCCCAAACCTTCTTCGacgccttctcctcccccgaCCTCCTAACCTGGACCAAACACCCAACCATCCTGAACCTAACCGCCATTCCCTGGTCCACCAACCGCGCCGCCTGGGCCCCCTCCGTCACCCGCTCCCCGTCCACAGGAGAATACTTCATGTATTTCTCCGCCGGCGACGGGGCGGGCATCGGGGTCGCGAAGTCTCTCTCCGGGAGGCCGGAGGGTCCGTTCGAGGATGTGCTCGGCAGGCCGTTGATCGGGGAGACGGTGTTCGGGGCGGAGCCGATTGATGCGCAGGTTTttgtggacgaagaggatgggAATAGGATTTGGTTGTATTTTGGGGGGTGGAGTcatgctgttgttgttgagttGGGGGCTGATATGGTTAGTCTTAAGGGGGAGTATTTGGAGATTACTCCCAAGGAGTATGTCGAGGGACCGTGGGTTTTGAGGAGGGGTGGggtttattattttatgtACAGTGTTGGGGGGTAagttttgtttcttttctttcttttggattTTTGTTTGGAAGAGGGGGGGAGAGTTAGGGCTTGGATTTGGACTTGATTTGGTTGCAGTGTGGAAGTTTGCTAATGATTGTAGATGGGGTGATAATTCTTATGGCGTCAGCTATGTTACTGGCCCTTCGCCGACGGGTCCCTTCTCCAGTACGCCGACCAAGATCCTGCAGGGCGATGATACCGTTGGGCAGAGTACGGGTCATAATAGTGTTTTTACCCCCGATGGAAAGGATTACTATATCGTTTATCATCGCCGCCCGGTTAATGATACCGAGCGCGATCACCGGGTCACTTGTATTGACCGCATGGAGTTTGATGAGCAGGGCAATATCTTGCCGGTGAAGATTACTTCTGACGGTGTTGAGGGGAGACCGTTGGCTTAGAGTTGGAAAGACTATATATACGAAagactttatatagattCAGTTGATTTGCCTTGGTTTATTTCCAGGTTAGAACTGCTTTGAGTCTATGTACATAGCacgtctttttttttctcttcaacgCTAACGCCATGGGTATCATAACTTCGTTTCtcaataatatatatgttCAAAACATCGAACTGCGCTTTTTGGACAGTTTGTTTTCGTCAGAGGATGACCTCCGGAAGCCGAAGAaactcttcttctgctgcaaTTTTTGCGGCTTTGATACCGCCGCTGGTTGTGGCTGCGTCGGCAGGAACGCTACTGACTGCCTGTGTGGATTACCTCCAGGGGTCTGGAGGTACGGCGAATGTCCGATATGCGGCACGGAGGGTGAATGGTGGTGAGTATGGTAGTACCGCTGAGCCGGGGCCCCACGTCCAGCAGCAGCTGGCCGCTCTGATGGCGGAGGCGATTGTAATGGCCTTGGCGGAAGCGACGGAGTGGAGTGGCGGACtctctgttcttcctcaCCGTAAAGTCTCTGAAGACGACGGGTTTCTTTGTCGATCTCGGCTTGGCGTTTGCGGCGggccttctcttcctcttcaagaaGTTTCTTGGTGCGGCGTTCCTCCTCTTTATCTTGTTCCTGTTTGCGTCGTGGAGGATTCTCAACTGTAGGCTCCTCAGGAATGGTTGGTGTCGTGTTTGCGTTGAGCGCCCCAGATCCAGCTGAGACAGGCTGTTTATCCTTGCCAGCTGCGGGAGCAGTGGTATGACCGTTTGGACTATTCGCAACAGCAGCAGGGGTAGGTCCTACGGGAACCGATGTCGCATCAAGTTTGAAAGCATCCTTCATCGTAGTGAAATACACATCACGAATAGTTATTGCTCCAAGCAAGAGAACAACCTCCAGCCCCTTgaaatcctccatctctACTCGATACAAGTTCGGTTCGTAGAGCGTCAACTCACGCAGCGCCTGAAAGATCGAGATTGTGATATCTGGCTCCTTGCTCTTTGCTTTGGTTCCGGACAGTGCAGTAGTTTTCCCAGACAGCAGACATGTCAAGTCCTTCGACAGCTTACTATCCTTCCGCCAGCTGAAGCGAAGTTTGGGCGTGGTATCTGCCGCCGCTGGGTCTGTTTGTGTCCGGTCTAGCGTCGAGCTTGAGGGTTGTCGGAAGGATTGCTGTGGCATTTCGAATGACCATGTCGCTGGGCTATTCCATGTCTTCGGTTTGTATTGCACGGTGACCTGCTGGTCGGGGTTGTAGAGGTGGACGGTAAAGCGGGTGGGGAGGATAGGCTCAGGCGATGGGGTGACTCCGCCATTCTGGCGGATAGCTTCCGCGGAAAGACTTGGTTGTGTCCATTCGGGGATGAGTAGAACCTCGCCGTAGACGATATCCGGGACGTAGGGGTCAACTAGAGCGGCGGCGTAGCGGTTCTTGGATGAGGGGGAAGCTGGGTCGGGGTGGCGAAGAGTGTATGCTGGTTCAGGCTCGGTACCACGGTGGGAATGTAAGATGGTCCAGACGAACTTCTGTTGGGTTTTCTTGAGGAAGAACGCTGAATGTCTGTTAGTATTGGACTGGACCTCCGTGCTACTTCTGCGATTGACCGGTGGACATACTGGGCAAGTTCTCGTCGAGCATTTTTCATGTCAGGAGCTGTTTAGGTAATTTCAATGGTTGTTGTCGTCAATTTACTGCCCTGGATGCCCTGTCAAGCACCTTGGATCGATGCCATGAAGCTTGGTATAAGAGGAGGTTGAAGTGGAGAAGGTGCGGGTTGACACGCGTTCCTGCCTGAGGCTGTCCGGGGCACTGCGCCACGCGATCGTCGCTAAAAATAGACCCTATAGGCGGGAACCTACAGTAGTAAAGCCCTGAGACGATAGGCAGCTATATAAACAATGCTGTTTCTGCCCTTGTATATGCGCAGCTTTCAATATTACCCCATCGTATGTGAGGGCGAAGCATGCGACTCCGAATCAGGCACCCAAATTACTGGATCAGTCTAGATGATTTTACTATACGGTGAGTGAGCGATGCGCAATGATGACGAATCATAGGCCGATCAGCATCTCATTCAATCACGCTAATAATTCTGTCGCCTGGACTCCGCCGCGAATATGTTTGTCGGTCTAAGTCTGCCTTGAGACAGATCCATTGAGACAAAGGAAGAGTCCTGGATACAAACACTTCATCGACAGTGTTGCTGTGCGACAACACTGTCCTCGGGTCCTCGACTTTCAACATAATCAGAGTCGTGCGATATGCTataaagagaagaaatatctGAACGTTCACTCGTCAGACTACTAAACCTCGTTTATCTGATTGATAGAGAAAGTGGAAGTGTGTATGTGCAACTCCACGTACAAACATGAACCATGGGCACATTCCCTGGGCTGAGCTGAGTGCATCACACCTGGTGCTGAGTATGAGTTGAGCTGCATTCAAAAGCTAAATACTGAAGGATCCGACTCAGCGTCTTCAGTGGCTGTATACAATCCACTTTGTCGTGTCAAATCAGGTTGCGCATAGCCTAATGACCTCATGAGCGACGGCTCTATACTTTCTGTTCGCAAGGTTCAATTTGTGATCGACCCCAATGTGGGGATAACCTAATCCAGTAATGTATTACGATAGCTAGGCCAAGGTTAGCATTCGTCATTATCTGAAAAAAACTAGGTTTGCGTCTCACGGAGATAAAAAGAGACATAAAAATGTTGGCCACCCTCCCACCCTGCTGGATGATACTCAATCATCGATGCATTCTGGCTCTGACTGGTTCAATCAGTATACGCCTCGCACTGAAAGGCTGGAAGACACTTAGGTAGTAGCTTTGATATTATGGTGAACCGATAGAAGGCCAAGGGATGAAGCTTTCTGCGTAGTCGCTTCTACTAGAGACCTATCTACGTAAGCCTCGTTGCCAGCCGAGAAGATATATGGAACCATCTTTAAACCTTGCACGGTGAAATTGGACACGAGTGGCCAGACTCATCTAACTTCGATTAGTAAACGCTCTTTCTAGATATGGGTGCATGAACAACCTGTAGAAAATGTCACATTCATATCCAGATAACACCAACGAGTGCTCTGGGCCAGTCACacttccttctctcctttGGGGCCGATAGACGCATGTTCTGAGGGTAAGTCAGCCTCATGAGACTAGGGCTATTTACATACCGTGAGACCATAGGGGTCTAAATCGCTAACGAAAGTGCCCCAACACAGGGCTTCTTATGTATTGCGCGATCAAGAGCCTAGGGGTTTGTTTTCCATTGTTCAAGTTTCCTTTTAGTTCCTCAGAAGCACTTTATTGCAGTAGCCATTATGTGCATTATTGTATGTAAGTCGAAGGAAAAACTTCTATTATGTATTAGGATCTCCAATTGTCTTCATATTATCCCAACCGTCTCTTCAGGGTTTTTTTTCGTCACAATGACAAAGACGCAGCCGttctatttctttatatGAAACCATGAACAAAGCATCTAACACTATCTACAAAAAGATATCGAACAGGGAGAGGATATTTCCCACAACTCATACACGGACACCATCAACTTCTTTGCCCTCTGGAACCTTGGCCGCTTTACGTTCAGCCGTGCTCAGTTGCAAACCCTGGTCATCCCACCCCTGGATTCCTTTCTTGTACAGAGCCTTCTGAGCCTCCCGGTCAGGTGCCGGGCCTTCTTTGCCACGACGTTCGCGCGAAGAGATAGTCTCAACCAAGGTTGCGTCCTCGCCCTCGAGCTCATGACCTTCCACATCAGTCTTGTGGGCCTCAGAGGAGAATTCGTAAGTACGGTATTCGGTGTTAGCCCAGGCCGTTCCTTGCTTATGGTTAGTCATTCATTGTCTTGGATTGTCCAAAgagacaacaacaactcaCCTTGGTATTGGTTGCCATCCTCCCAATCCTCAGTGAAATAATGCAAGAATCCACCATGAGTCACGACaacaatctccttctcaggTCTCGCCTTCAACCACCGTCTAGCCTCGCGAGCTCGCTTTCTAATCGCATCATGAGTTGGGGCATACCGACCAGTCTAGTCTCACATTAACCCTCTATCCCATTGTTCGGGTATCACCATGACCCTCATAGAAAGATCAACAAACCTTGTTGTTCCATCCCTCATGCACCAATGATGGGTCAACGGGCAATCCATTCTCCTCGATTTCCTTTCGCAAATCAACGGGGTCGCTACCCGTGTCGCAAGGAACATCGCTGGTTTCTTGCACGTCCGGGAGGAGAAGCAATTTCGTGTCCTTGTGCGCTTCGAAGACGGGCCCGAAACTCTGCAATGCGGTGTAGATGGTACGGCGAAGGGGAGAAGCAGTTACGAGATCGATCTTGTCATGGAAGGGGAAGTTCTCGGAGAGTTTGCGGCATTGTTCATTGCCCAGGTCGGTGAGGAGGGGGTCGCGAATGACATGATTTTCTGTGCAGAGATTGTGGAAACCCTGGTTGGTGTGTTAAAGTGAGCTCAGAGTGTGGAAAGGACTGTCGCCGAAGTACCTGAGCATGGCGCACGCAATGAATAACGGGAGGCATTTTTGCTGCGTCTATAGACTATAGTCTATGGATGCTAAGGTCGAACCGGTCAGTTGGGAAACCGAGAATTTAAAACGTGGGGTAGCGGGGTAGCGATAAGAGCGTCGGCCACAGGTAAAAGGTACAGTACCTCTCTAAACGATCGCTTGGAAGGAGAAAGCTGGGTGGAATGTCAATTTATATCCACAAGACTAAAAAGCGGAAAATCAATCAGTCCACAGTCTGAATCCAATCCCAAGCGGAGGACACACACCGTGCAGCCGAACTTGGACAATTCGTCTTTGCTTGGCTGATGACTCGAGCTTCACGACGGTGGGTCTCTATACTTCTATCggtatataattatataactatgCAGGTAGAAATCTATttggggaaagaaagccaCTTTTCTAGGCAAATCAACATGAATTGCTTGGGAGATACGAACAGAGATTTCATGAACAGAGGCAAACGTCTTGCGATTGAGTCATTCTCGGAGGAAAGTTCTCCGACCTGGCGGGATCCTGAGGCAGGAACCTTGATCACGAGGCAACTTTGGCGGGTCAGGTGTTCTGTCCATTACTAACCTGGGGGTCCACATCCTACTTCTATAGGAATTCTAGACATCAATATTGTGAGTGAAGCAGACCAATTGTTACTACAAGAGAAGTTCATCCATGTGACCGCTGGTCTTCGACTgcagtaatagtaatagtcATCAATTCGTATCATAGAAGCCTATTGCATTGATTGCCGTAAAGATAGACACCCCATGCTTTCAGGGCTCAATCAAGTCTACTCCCCGATATTCCCATTGAACAACCCAATCGGTCGAGACAACGAGCGTCCTGCACGATATACTTGTTATCGAGAAGCCGCGCCAGCGAGGAATAAAGACGTATGGGCGGAATGGGGTCCATTATAAGTTTTTGGACTAGAGTATTCAAGAGATTAATGGCATCCACTGCCCCATTCAGGAGGAATTCCGGTGCGCTTGCAGTGTTCTCCGGCTGATAGATACTGATGAGATCCTTGAGCTGGGTTACAAGAAATCCCAGGTTGTTCTTTGTACAGAGAATCCGAGAATATAATACCAGGGCTTGTTGAGAGTTCTGGGTGCTCTGGTGTAACTGTGCGTCATGAACATATCTCGGACACTTAACGAGCTCCATGACGATGCGCTCCGTGACATCCGCAAACATTCTACTTAACCCGGGCTTCTGTGAATCCTCCGCCCTAACCTTTTCTGCTAGTTGCTGCCACTGGTCTTCCTCGAGAAAACACGGCTGTTCTTTGTGGAAGGCGTAGGCAATCAGGAACCCGCGAAAGAAAATATAGCAAGAGCGCGCAAACCCATGGGTGAAGCTCTGTGCtcccatctccttcatcaacGCTGCAACACCGTCGCAATGGCTTGCCCACCCCCCGTGATCCTCAGACGGCACACGCATCTCATAGATGAAAAGTAGGATACTAGCACCGATCATATCGGCCTTGTTCGAAGTATGTTCAGTTCTCAAAGCCTGTTGGAGAGCTTGAAGAGCGTATATGTATGCATTTCGACCTTTGTTTAGCAGTGAGGCTTCCACGCCTATCCGGTTTCGGAATACAAGGCACACGCAGTAGGCGGAGATATCAAGACAGACGCTTTGTTCAAACATGGAGGTAATGTAGTCTGCGAAGCTTGGGTAATTCGTTTCACGAAAGTTATTGAATACGTGGGATATTGGAAAGGCATTGTTTATGAATACTGTAAACGCGAGCCGCTGTTGTTGCCTGATCTCGCAGGGCTCGTCAGCTGAAAGAGAAACCTGCGGTTGGACTTGCTCCATTGTAGCTATGATGCTATTGTGTTCAGATGGTTTAGCGTCGCGACGGTAGGACTCGCTTGAAACAGCAGAAGATGCGGGGCTCCTGGATGATCGATTCCGACGTTCCAAGGCTGGTCTTTCATCTTGGAAACGGAAAGATCGCGTGTATCCTGGGCAGGGACGACGGTATTTGCGGCATTGCGAGCATTGTGGTTTAGCTTGGTCGCACTTTCCTTGTCAGACATTTGCTGCCCGTTGAGATTGCTTGCTATCACCTATACACACCTTAATACGTCGCTCCCGACAGAGTGCACATGCAGTACTATGAGGGACGCCGACCATTCTCCGTTTCCACAAATCGCGAACGTAGCTAATATCGCAGTGGGAACCCGCCACAAGAAACGCCTAGCTCATGGGGATGGACCGCTCTCTCCATTTAAGTCACCGTCCCAAAATGGACCCATCGTATACACTTCTGCAGTCTATACCAGTTATGATAATAGCTCGAAATGCCAATCAACCCATTTTATTCAGTCTGTTCAATGGCATTCACTCAACCTTACCCAGCGTACTACACTACCCGACGGCCTGCTCTCACCGTATTGGACGAGCCCCACTGTTCATCCTGATTTTCATTCATCCCATACGACACTGATGCGTGAATAATCACATAGAACCTGAGGCTGAAAAAAATGGCCCCCAGAGGTCCGAGTTAGGGCGTCATAGATCAATCATAGTTTCGCCCAGATAGGCATCGAAACAGCAGGCACAGGCCAATAGTTGTACGCTCCTTGGCAGGCAATCGATGAATTCTCACAGGTGCCAAATAGGTACCATGCTAGCAACTACATATATACTATAGCCGCTAAAGCCCGCTCAATAATATGGTTGGTGCTTAAATGTTTGGTGcttctattttaaatctgCTACCTTGTCGATCACCCGGGTTTAGGGTTAGCGGTCAGTTGGGGGACGAGATGGCCTCGTGTTTCCCTGCGTTAGTGGATACTTCACGAGCTCTAGAAAGCAAATACGGTATAGTTCGGTTTCTATCTTTGGCTGAGGATTTAGAGTCCGAGGTCGTATTCATGATTAAACTGACCCATTTGATACTACACTAGAGTGATGGCAGGAAATATCCGGGAGTTTGGTGGATCTGAATAGCCATGTATCATAGTGAAACCGCATATTGTGGTTGTTTGACTAGTACAGGACTAAAGTAGACGTATAGATGGATCTATCCTCATTTCACTGGCCTTTAGTGTTGAAACTTCTATGGGTAACAATTATTCTGCTAAAGGGAGGGTCATTTCTACGCTAAGAGATCCGTACACACTTTTATCCTATCCTCGGTTCATTCTATATACTTACTTCCCCCTCTATATGTTTTCTTaagtttatttcttttttccccgCCCTCCTTGgttttccttccctcttGGCGCATCCATGCCTAGGTACATACTACACAGTAAGATCGCCCAGTGTCCCCTCTACGTGACTCCTCGAATAAAACATGATTCCCTGCATTGTCGGGTctgttctctttgttttctaataatagagTCTCTCGAAATACCAGAGCGAATAATCATTCTGTAGTCTGAATCTACCGAGTTGAGCAGTCCTCATTTCTCCAAGGTTTATGAGCCGTCATACAAGAAACTTTCCCCACAAGTAGTTGAATTTGAGCAAAATTAATTGATTTGGCCACTTTTAATTGCGCAGATGACGTCGCTCTGTATTATGACCCTATTCTCGGCGTTGGTGCCTTGCTTTGATTGTCTTTTATACTGgtcttctatttctataCGGCGTGACTAGGCGGGTGTTAGTGATCCAGTGCCTCTTGACTTTTTGGTCATTTTCTTGATTACtattttcttgctttttgcttttctgttCCGTCGACATACCGCTATCATAGTGGCGGGTTACTTGTTATCCTGCTTGGTGAGTGTAGTGCCTTTGCTACGATTGATGTCGTCGATATGGCGTCGATGGGTGATTTTCTTGTTTGGTTCAACGGTTCTACTCTAACATTGCTGCTCTACAACTACCTGTATTCTCATACCGTCTACATATACTGCATGTGTTTAGCACGGTAATGCCCTTTCACGATGTATTTACGGTCGATGTGAAGTCGATCTTTTTTACTCCAATTTGATAGAAGCAAATATTGAACATATAACTAAATTGGTATTGACATGACGAAATAAATGCAGCAGAACAACACCCCTGCCcctatttttaataatccATGGACTGTTCTAACAAGCCTCTCAactcaatcttctccgcctccagctcctcaTTCAGATTAGGAGCAAGCATCAAAACTCGCTTCTGTGGGATAGTTCCCTCCACCAGAGAGTCGATATCTGAGGACTTGAATCCGAGATCCTTCAGACCACGGGGCTGGTCGCCTAGTTCAGCCAAAAACTTAGCAATCGCTTCGCCGAGCACTTCACCTGCGCTTTCGCGCTTGACGTTCGAGATGTCGGCGCCGAAGGCCTCGGCTGCTGCCAAATGGCGGTCTGGGTTGGATGCAGCGGTGAATCGGAAGACTGCAGGCGCGGTGACGGCGACCGATACACCGTGCGGGATGATCGGGTGCTCAACGTCATATCCGGCATGCTTGTAGCCGGGATTTTGACTGGAGATAGGATAGCTCATGCCGTGGCAGAGATGGACACCGGCGTTACCAAAGCCGACACCGGCCAAGGTAGCGGCCAGGAGCATCTTTGACTGGGCCTCAAAGTCATCGGGGTCCTTGACAGCCCGGGGCAGATACTTGACGGTGTCACGAAGGGCTTGGAGGGAGAAGATGTCGGAGATCGGGTTCGCGCCCTGATACGCGGGTCGGTTTATGGGGTTGGTTGGGCGGGGAGTACGCTCGTTGTATGGGATTGCTGTCCATGACTCTAGGGAGTGGCAGAGCACGTCTAGACCGGAGGAGGCGTGCACAGCAGATGGCATGGTCCGCGTGTTCAGGGGGTCACAGATTCCCAGAGTCGGCTTGAGGTTCCGGTGTGCAATACCGGTTTTGGCTTTCTTAGACACAAGGTCAAAAATGGCAGTTCCCGTCGTCTCTGATCCAGTGCCTGCTGTGGTTGGCACCGCTACCAATGGCTTCAGTTTCCTTTCTACTGGGAGACCCTTGCCAAGGGGCGCATTAACAAAGTCGAGGAAATCGGCCTCGGGATAGACCGTGTACAGATTCATGAGCTTTGCAGTATCGATAACCGATCCACCACCTGTGCGGTCAGTAGCCGTTCAAGCGATGACAGTGAGTTACTTACCCACTGCGAGGAACGCATCAGGATTGTATGGCTTTGCGAAAGCAATTGCCTCTTTGACACTAATCCTATTAGTACATAGGTGATTGGTCTACGTGATCTTACTTACGAATAATCCTTGGGTTCAATCCGAACCTTATCGAACACTGTAAACTCGATTCCTTCCCGGCTCAACCCTTCCACGGCTTGCTTCATAGCGTCCAACTTGGAGACATTCTGGTCTGTGACAATGCATACTCTCTTTGCCTGCATGTTGGCAAAGTCCATTCCGACTTCCTTTGTGGCACCAGGGCCAAATCGGATGCTGGAGGCGGCCATCTCGAAGGCGTACTCCTTCTGCCGTGAGGGGTCAACGGGTGTGGCCATGTGGCGACGGACATGATCTGCTAGAGTAGGTGTgcggtggtgatgatggtggttaGGGTTCGAGTGGCATGGACATGATGGCGGGTGAGTATATTGGACGGTGCGCAAGAGGTTGAGAGCTCTGTTGGCGGCCGAAGGGGCCACGCGGATGGAGGGAGCGACCATAATGCGGGGAAAGCGTTACTTGGAGCTCTATATAGCAGAGgtaatgagaagaaaaggcaataGCTATATAAACGAAATTGGCCCAAGAAATAAGGAAAGAGTATAAATAGCGGTCAAGAAGCGAAGTGAGCAAGGAGAGGTGAAGAAGTGGGAGGTTGCGATTCGAATGCAGGTTCTAGGACCGCAAAATGCGGGGATCCCCAATCGAGTAATTCGGACAAAAAGCCGAGGTTACTGCATACAAAGCCCTACAGCCACCATTTGGAGATCCCAAAGACACCCActaaaatttctttttagcCAATTATGAATTACCCTAGAGACGAGAGTTTTGGAGAAACAACTCAAGACCCAAGGAAAGTCACAGCCAAGTTGCAAGAACTCCCAGCACAACAGGATATGGCTTAATGAGGAAATACCGAGGGCCAGAATCAATCGGGATCAACACAAACACCGCTTCCCCAATTCGGAGAATTGCAGATACCCCAGATCAAAAATGCCTCCTAGCCAGGTGGAGTGCCTACTTGCATATAAGACGTTGAAAGCTCTCATGTCTCGGGGTTACCCCTTGCCCTAGTTGCCAGTTAATGAGAGCCGGACCCTCGGTCTTACGCCCAAAGGGTGCTAGACTAGCCTCTAGTACGGTAGTACCCCTCCAGAGCTCTGTATCAGATAATCAGATTGAGATAGAACCAGATTGAATATTCTGATATCTTGAATGTCAAAGATCGAAAAGACCTAGGCCCCGCGAGCGTTAGATTCGAGCACCGCTGCGGTTGTCATACCGCATCGTCCGAAACTATCCGGTCTTGTCGTTTTTGCAAGCAATTAAAGACAGAAAGGAATAATCAGAGCAGCTGCTGAGGCTTGGAACTTTGAATGAGCATGCCTTTACTTATTttcattgacattgacatGTCAGATAAGAATGACGCTCACCTAAGATGAGCTAGCGAGCGATGATCGCCTGACAAACTCGTCCTCCAATCCGGCCGCAACCCTAATTAATAGAAATGTCGCTGACAAGGAGTACGTGGCCTCAATAACCCGAAAGTGGATGTGCCATCCGCAGCACAGCGCAGCGACGAGGATACGAAGTGCTCAGACCCAAGATGATGGGGGTGTTCGGGTTTAGCGGGATCCTCTTCCTTAGTCTCGCAGATAATGTTTAATTAAGATGGACTCCCAAGGATTACCTCATTAATTTTCCctcattcttttttgttaCCCCTCACTCAACACGATCGAGGTCGCGATACCCTACTCCACCACATTCTATCACAATGGCTTCGACGCCGC contains the following coding sequences:
- a CDS encoding xylosidase/arabinosidase — translated: MHLKPIQTLLPTLLLFLHLPTPALTTQSPLSPSTPKSGNPVINGWYADPEARIFDTTYWLYPTYSAAYEAQTFFDAFSSPDLLTWTKHPTILNLTAIPWSTNRAAWAPSVTRSPSTGEYFMYFSAGDGAGIGVAKSLSGRPEGPFEDVLGRPLIGETVFGAEPIDAQVFVDEEDGNRIWLYFGGWSHAVVVELGADMVSLKGEYLEITPKEYVEGPWVLRRGGVYYFMYSVGGWGDNSYGVSYVTGPSPTGPFSSTPTKILQGDDTVGQSTGHNSVFTPDGKDYYIVYHRRPVNDTERDHRVTCIDRMEFDEQGNILPVKITSDGVEGRPLA
- a CDS encoding histidine phosphatase superfamily — encoded protein: MPPVIHCVRHAQGFHNLCTENHVIRDPLLTDLGNEQCRKLSENFPFHDKIDLVTASPLRRTIYTALQSFGPVFEAHKDTKLLLLPDVQETSDVPCDTGSDPVDLRKEIEENGLPVDPSLVHEGWNNKTGRYAPTHDAIRKRAREARRWLKARPEKEIVVVTHGGFLHYFTEDWEDGNQYQGTAWANTEYRTYEFSSEAHKTDVEGHELEGEDATLVETISSRERRGKEGPAPDREAQKALYKKGIQGWDDQGLQLSTAERKAAKVPEGKEVDGVRV
- a CDS encoding putative Fe-containing alcohol dehydrogenase, producing the protein MVAPSIRVAPSAANRALNLLRTVQYTHPPSCPCHSNPNHHHHHRTPTLADHVRRHMATPVDPSRQKEYAFEMAASSIRFGPGATKEVGMDFANMQAKRVCIVTDQNVSKLDAMKQAVEGLSREGIEFTVFDKVRIEPKDYSVKEAIAFAKPYNPDAFLAVGGGSVIDTAKLMNLYTVYPEADFLDFVNAPLGKGLPVERKLKPLVAVPTTAGTGSETTGTAIFDLVSKKAKTGIAHRNLKPTLGICDPLNTRTMPSAVHASSGLDVLCHSLESWTAIPYNERTPRPTNPINRPAYQGANPISDIFSLQALRDTVKYLPRAVKDPDDFEAQSKMLLAATLAGVGFGNAGVHLCHGMSYPISSQNPGYKHAGYDVEHPIIPHGVSVAVTAPAVFRFTAASNPDRHLAAAEAFGADISNVKRESAGEVLGEAIAKFLAELGDQPRGLKDLGFKSSDIDSLVEGTIPQKRVLMLAPNLNEELEAEKIELRGLLEQSMDY